In one Streptomyces sp. T12 genomic region, the following are encoded:
- a CDS encoding serine/threonine-protein kinase: protein MGSRQGDGLAVSDLGRLVAGRYLLVERVGSGGMGTVWRAEDKLLGRHVAVKKLRIPPHLQDDEVRTLYERTRREARSAARITHPNVIVVHDVVDDEGLPCIVMEYIPSVTLSDVLKRRGALPPEEAARIGRAMVAALRAAHDAGVLHRDVKPANVLLGDDGRIVLTDFGIAMESGTSSLTKPGELIGSICYLAPERLRGAHPETGPASDLWALGATLYQAVEGRDPFRRDTPIETAYAIATDPYEPSRRAGDLTPVIEGLLVKDPEQRMDVHEVERRLGEVTGTGTSRLDAPTRPDRAQDLVPPGGKGKGNRRRTVVRSVLAVTLAACLAGGALWWLKGRADGPTTHPSGSEASTSSPTASPAATVPPVPAGYHLEKPDTGISVPVRDGWTRKTLPGGEVGYIDPSELVGLRVNVVEFAGTDPLRHWRETEEEQTARDNPGYERVRMAETTFRGQPAGYWEFTFDGRARKYRAAELAFASADGTQYVIYLSAPDEQWHEYRPAFDAAVNGVRLSDAG from the coding sequence ATGGGAAGCAGACAAGGGGACGGTCTCGCGGTGTCCGATCTCGGGCGGCTCGTCGCCGGCAGGTACCTGCTGGTGGAGCGGGTGGGCAGCGGCGGTATGGGAACCGTCTGGCGTGCCGAGGACAAACTGCTCGGTCGGCACGTCGCCGTGAAGAAGCTGCGCATCCCGCCGCACCTGCAGGACGACGAGGTCCGGACGCTCTACGAGCGCACCCGCCGCGAGGCCCGCAGCGCCGCCCGGATCACCCACCCCAACGTGATCGTGGTGCACGACGTCGTCGACGACGAGGGCCTGCCGTGCATCGTCATGGAGTACATCCCCTCGGTCACGTTGAGCGACGTCCTCAAGCGCCGGGGCGCGCTGCCACCCGAGGAAGCTGCCCGGATCGGCCGTGCCATGGTCGCCGCCCTGCGCGCCGCCCATGACGCCGGAGTCCTGCACCGGGACGTCAAACCCGCCAACGTGCTGCTCGGTGACGACGGACGGATCGTCCTCACCGACTTCGGGATCGCCATGGAGTCGGGAACGTCCTCGCTGACCAAGCCCGGCGAGTTGATCGGCTCCATCTGCTACCTGGCGCCCGAACGGCTCAGGGGCGCGCATCCCGAGACCGGTCCCGCCAGTGACCTGTGGGCCCTGGGGGCGACGCTGTACCAGGCGGTCGAGGGGCGGGACCCGTTCCGCCGCGACACCCCGATCGAGACGGCGTACGCCATCGCCACCGATCCGTACGAGCCCTCGCGCAGGGCCGGGGACCTGACCCCGGTGATCGAGGGTCTGCTCGTCAAGGATCCCGAACAGCGCATGGACGTACACGAGGTAGAACGCCGCCTGGGCGAGGTGACCGGCACCGGGACCTCGCGCCTCGATGCACCCACGCGCCCGGACCGTGCGCAGGACCTCGTGCCTCCCGGCGGGAAGGGCAAGGGCAACCGCCGCCGTACGGTGGTGCGGTCGGTCCTGGCAGTGACCCTCGCCGCCTGTCTGGCGGGCGGCGCACTGTGGTGGCTCAAGGGCCGCGCCGATGGGCCGACTACGCACCCGTCCGGCTCCGAGGCGTCCACTTCCTCCCCCACCGCCAGCCCCGCTGCCACCGTGCCGCCGGTGCCCGCCGGTTACCACCTCGAGAAGCCGGACACCGGCATCTCCGTGCCCGTGCGCGACGGCTGGACCCGCAAGACGTTGCCCGGTGGCGAAGTCGGCTATATAGACCCGTCGGAACTGGTGGGCCTGAGGGTCAACGTCGTCGAGTTCGCGGGCACCGATCCGCTGCGGCACTGGCGTGAGACGGAAGAGGAACAGACCGCCCGCGACAATCCCGGCTATGAACGGGTGAGGATGGCCGAGACGACCTTCCGGGGACAGCCTGCCGGGTACTGGGAGTTCACCTTCGACGGCCGCGCACGCAAGTACCGCGCGGCGGAACTGGCCTTCGCGAGCGCCGACGGCACCCAGTACGTCATCTACCTCTCCGCGCCGGACGAGCAATGGCACGAGTACCGGCCGGCCTTCGACGCCGCCGTCAACGGAGTCCGCCTGAGCGACGCCGGCTGA